GGACCCAACGACCGAAGCCTGGTTGGCATAGATTTTGTCGCAGGCGGAAGCGATGTAGTAGGCGCCCGAAGCGCCAACGCTTTCTACGCTGGCGACGATCGGCTTATGCGACTCTCTTCGCACGCGCATCACGTCGTGGTAGACCTCTTGCGAGGCGGCAGCACCACCGCCTGGCGAGTTGATGCGCAGCAGGATCGCCTTGACGTTGTCTTGCTTGGCGAACTTCTCAAGCTGCTTGTCGATCTTGTCCGCGTCGAGGATGACGCCGTTGATCTCGACGACGGCCACGGCATCGCCGCCGCCAAAGCCGCTGGAGATCGAATTGTTCTCGCCCTCATGGCTTAGCGACTTAAACGCCGAGGCGAAGATCGCTGCGACGATGATGAAGACCACGCCGACGATTGCGATCGCGACCACAGCCCAGATCCAGCCATTACGACGCGGCGGCGGTAGCGCTACGTAGCCATAGGGTGTCTGCGGCGCTTGAGCGGGATATCCGTAGGGGGAAGGGGGCGGAGGCATGCTCGACATGTGCCGGAGTGTACCAGCCTTCAGGGGTGCGACCCAAAATCCCTGCGGCTGCTGGTGACCGCAAGGACGCGCGGGATGAAAAAGTTGTAACGTTTTGGAGACGGGATACGTCTGTGTCAGTAGAGACTCACGAAGGCCAAGCTCTCTTGCTGTGACGTATTATGGTTTGGTCGAAGGGCTGTCGCGTCTTGCTGGCAGCCTACTGATCATCACTTCTGGGCCCCTTGGATTTCATCAACGAGAGAATGACTGTGTCCTCCTCCAATCCGGACATGACCGAGCGTCCGCCGGCGCTCAGCATCGTGATCCCCGCGTACAACGAGGCCTTGCGCATTGAAGGCACGCTGGAGCGGGTGGTACTCGCCGTCGCGCAGCGACAGTGGGACGCTGAAGTGCTGGTCGTGGACGACGGTTCCAGCGATGAAACGGTCGAGATTGTGCATCACTGGATGGACCGCCATCACTGCATCAAGTTGATCTCCAACCTCGGCAACCGCGGTAAGGGCTTTTCGATCCGCAACGGTCTGCTGCAGGCACAGGGACGCATTGTGATGTTCACGGACGCCGATCTCTCCGCTCCGATCGAAGAAGCCGAGCGACTCTTCGAGGCGCTGGATGCCGGTGCGGACGTGGCGATCGGTTCTCGCTGGCTCGACAAGCAGCGCCAGATCGTTCACCAGCCTTTGTATCGCCGCTTCTTTGGCCGCTGCTTCAACATGGTGACGCGTCTGCTGATCGGCTTGCCGTACAAGGACACGCAGTGCGGCTTCAAGGCGTTCAAGCGCGAGGCGGCACAGGTGATCTTCCGCCTGCAGACCATCGAGCGCTGGGGCTTCGATCCGGAGATTCTCTTCATCGCCCGCAAGCTGAAGTACAAGATCGCGGAAGTGCCCGTGACCTGGGGACACGATGAGCGTTCGCGCATCTCGTATCTCAAGGACGGTCTGAAGATGCTGGAAGAGATGTTGCAGGTCCGCACGAACTCCGTCCGCGGTCGCTACGACGAAGCCATTGCCGCGTTCCGCAATACGTCCACGATGGTGACGCCGCAAGTGAGCGTGCGCACGCTGCTGAACGCAGCTGAGCAGGCCGAAGCCAAGCGCTAGCCGCTGCTGCGGATTCGTTTGATCGCACCCATACTCTGATCGCTTTCTTTCGCGTCGAGTGCAATCGCTTTCCTCAGGTTGAGCGTTCTGGCATATCCTGAGTGACGAACATGCTTCGATCGTTCTTCATCGCCCTTTCGACTAACGCCGCCCTCCGCAAGTTCTCTGAGAGCTCCTCAGTGGGGCGTCGTGTGTCGCGCCGCTTTGTTGCAGGCACGACTGTGGCTGAAGCCGCCGCTGTTGCTGAAGCCCTGAACCACGAAGGCATCGCCGTTACGCTCGACTGCCTGGGCGAGAGCGTGCTGCAGGTCTCGCAGGCTGAGGAGTCGGCCGCAGCCTACCAGCGGACGCTCTTCGAGATCCACGCTCGAGGTTTGAATGCCAACGTCAGCTTGAAGCTGACGCAGATGGGCATGGACATCGGCGGACCCGGAGCAGGGCCTGCGCTGGCCGAACGCATCGTCGGCGAACTCGTGGCGCAAGCCGCTACGGATAACAATTTCGTCCGCATCGATATGGAAGGCTCTCAGTACACCGAGGCCACCGTGCAGATGACCGAACGGCTCTACGCGCAGTATCCCGGATGCGTCGGTACGGTGTTGCAGGCCTACCTGTATCGCACGGAAGCTGATATGGAGCGGCTCTTCGCGAAAGGCATTCGCATCCGCCTGTGCAAGGGCGCTTACAAGGAAGACGCCGACAAGGCGTTTCCCGAGAAGGCGCACGTGGA
The nucleotide sequence above comes from Granulicella cerasi. Encoded proteins:
- a CDS encoding proline dehydrogenase family protein; translation: MLRSFFIALSTNAALRKFSESSSVGRRVSRRFVAGTTVAEAAAVAEALNHEGIAVTLDCLGESVLQVSQAEESAAAYQRTLFEIHARGLNANVSLKLTQMGMDIGGPGAGPALAERIVGELVAQAATDNNFVRIDMEGSQYTEATVQMTERLYAQYPGCVGTVLQAYLYRTEADMERLFAKGIRIRLCKGAYKEDADKAFPEKAHVDANYVKLMKRAVTSGVYCGIATHDEAIVDQLCRFVESGGTSKDAFEFQMLYGIRRDLQRKLVQQGYRVRVYVPFGTEWYPYFMRRLAERPANVLFLIKNFFRS
- the sppA gene encoding signal peptide peptidase SppA, which translates into the protein MPPPPSPYGYPAQAPQTPYGYVALPPPRRNGWIWAVVAIAIVGVVFIIVAAIFASAFKSLSHEGENNSISSGFGGGDAVAVVEINGVILDADKIDKQLEKFAKQDNVKAILLRINSPGGGAAASQEVYHDVMRVRRESHKPIVASVESVGASGAYYIASACDKIYANQASVVGSIGVIMQWTNYGDLLRWAKMKNITISKGELKDAGDPTRELTPKEEAYFQGLVDNMYAQFVHDVAIGRHSTDARIQPLATGQVWTGEQALPLGLIDSEGGYHEALLATGKLAGISGEPKVVKTPRDKHGLVGLLSGDDDAESLIPTPSQLLNRAPGFYFLWK
- a CDS encoding dolichyl-phosphate beta-glucosyltransferase, encoding MTVSSSNPDMTERPPALSIVIPAYNEALRIEGTLERVVLAVAQRQWDAEVLVVDDGSSDETVEIVHHWMDRHHCIKLISNLGNRGKGFSIRNGLLQAQGRIVMFTDADLSAPIEEAERLFEALDAGADVAIGSRWLDKQRQIVHQPLYRRFFGRCFNMVTRLLIGLPYKDTQCGFKAFKREAAQVIFRLQTIERWGFDPEILFIARKLKYKIAEVPVTWGHDERSRISYLKDGLKMLEEMLQVRTNSVRGRYDEAIAAFRNTSTMVTPQVSVRTLLNAAEQAEAKR